The following proteins come from a genomic window of Streptomyces sp. NBC_00539:
- a CDS encoding NAD-glutamate dehydrogenase: MQTKLDEAKAELLARAARVAENSPAGGLLPTGSDQGERPDPGTTLAYLQRYYLHTAPEDLLDRDPVDVFGAALSHYRLAEQRPQGKAMVRVHTPTVEENGWTSSHSVVEVVTDDMPFLVDSVTNELSRQGRGIHVVIHPQVVVRRDLTGKLIEILGPDCDAHGPKTARPHDSLVESWIHVEIDRETDRADLKQITGDLQRVLSDVREAVEDWEKMRDAALRIADELPSEPTAPDLREYELEEARELLRWLADDHFTFLGYREYNLVDDDALAAVPGTGLGILRSDPVHHGQEDAHPVSPSFNRLPADARAKAREHRLLVLTKANSRATVHRPSYLDYVGVKKFDADGNVVGERRFLGLFSSAAYTESVRRVPVIRRRVAEVLEGAGFSPNSHDGRDLLQILETYPRDELFQTPVDKLREIVTSVLYLQERRRLRLYLRQDEYGRYYSALVYLPRDRYTTGVRLRLIAILQEELNGTSVDFTAWNTESILSRIHFVVRVPQGTELPALTDADVERIEARLVEAARSWADAFGEALIAETGEERAAELLRRYGNSFPEGYKADHSPRSAVADLVRLERLSESGREFDLSLYEPVGAGPGERRFKIYRHGEQVSLSAVLPVLQRLGVEVTDERPYELRCSDRTQAWIYDFGLRLPVPSGNGETHLGDDARERFQDAFAAVWQGQAENDNFNSLVLSAGLTWRQAVVLRAYAKYLRQAGSTFSQDYMEDTLRNNVHTTRLLVSLFEARMSPARQTAGTELVDAMLEELDGALDQVASLDEDRILRSFLTLIKATLRTNFFQSNDAGEPHAYVSMKFDPQAIPDLPAPRPAFEIWVYSPRVEGVHLRFGKVARGGLRWSDRREDFRTEVLGLVKAQMVKNTVIVPVGAKGGFVAKNLPDPSVDRDAWLAEGIASYKIFISALLDITDNMVAGEVVPPKGVVRHDEDDTYLVVAADKGTATFSDIANGVAQAYGFWLGDAFASGGSAGYDHKGMGITARGAWESVKRHFRELGHDTQSEDFTVVGVGDMSGDVFGNGMLLSEHIRLVAAFDHRHIFLDPTPDAATSYAERRRLFDLPRSSWADYDTALLSAGGGVHPRSAKSIPVNAHVREALGIEAGVTKMTPADLMKAILQAPVDLLWNGGIGTYVKATAETHADVGDKANDAIRVNGADVRAKVIGEGGNLGLTQLGRIEFARVGAGGEGGKVNTDAIDNSAGVDTSDHEVNIKILLNSVVADGDMTVKQRNALLAEMTDEVGGLVLRNNYAQNVALANAVAQAPSLLHAQQRFMRRLGREGLLDRALEFLPNDRQIRELLNNGKGLTQPELAVLFAYTKITVADELIHTVLPDDPYLRRLLHAYFPAPLREKFGEQIDAHALRREIITTLLVNDTVNTGGSTFLHRLREETGAATEEIVRAQLAAREIFGMAEVWDAVEALDNKVAASVQTRVRLHSRRLVERGTRWLLNNRPQPLEITGTIELFRDRVTQVWAELPKLVRGADLDWYQSIMDELTGEGVPQELAAKVAGFSSAFPTLDIVAIADRTGVDPLDVAEVYYDLADRLDITQLMDRIIELPRADRWQSMARASIREDLFAAHSALTADVLAAGDGEATPEERFKAWEERNAAIIGRARTTLDEIRGSDDFDLANLSVAMRTMRSLLRSHG; encoded by the coding sequence ATGCAGACCAAGCTGGACGAAGCAAAGGCCGAGCTGCTCGCGCGGGCGGCACGGGTAGCTGAGAACAGCCCGGCCGGGGGGCTACTTCCGACTGGGTCCGACCAAGGGGAGCGGCCCGATCCGGGCACGACGCTCGCCTACCTCCAGCGGTACTACCTGCACACCGCCCCCGAGGACCTGCTGGACCGGGATCCGGTCGACGTGTTCGGGGCCGCGCTCTCCCACTACCGGCTGGCCGAGCAGCGCCCGCAGGGCAAGGCGATGGTGCGCGTGCACACCCCCACGGTCGAGGAGAACGGCTGGACCTCCAGCCACTCGGTCGTGGAGGTCGTCACCGACGACATGCCGTTCCTCGTGGACAGCGTCACCAACGAGCTCTCGCGCCAGGGCCGCGGCATCCACGTCGTGATCCACCCGCAGGTCGTCGTCCGCCGTGACCTGACCGGCAAGCTCATCGAGATCCTCGGCCCGGACTGCGACGCCCACGGCCCCAAGACCGCGCGCCCCCACGACTCCCTCGTCGAGTCCTGGATCCACGTCGAGATCGACCGCGAGACCGACCGCGCCGACCTCAAGCAGATCACCGGCGACCTCCAGCGCGTCCTGTCCGACGTGCGCGAGGCCGTCGAGGACTGGGAGAAGATGCGCGACGCGGCGCTGCGCATCGCCGACGAGCTGCCCAGCGAGCCGACCGCGCCCGACCTGCGCGAGTACGAGCTCGAAGAGGCCCGTGAGCTGCTGCGCTGGCTCGCCGACGACCACTTCACCTTCCTGGGCTACCGCGAGTACAACCTGGTCGACGACGACGCGCTGGCCGCCGTGCCGGGCACCGGTCTCGGCATCCTGCGCTCCGACCCGGTCCACCACGGCCAGGAGGACGCGCACCCCGTCTCGCCCTCCTTCAACCGGCTGCCGGCCGACGCGCGCGCCAAGGCCCGCGAGCACCGGCTGCTGGTGCTGACCAAGGCCAACAGCCGCGCCACCGTGCACCGTCCCTCGTACCTCGACTACGTGGGCGTCAAGAAGTTCGACGCCGACGGCAACGTCGTCGGCGAGCGCCGCTTCCTCGGCCTGTTCTCCTCCGCCGCGTACACGGAGTCGGTGCGCCGCGTTCCGGTGATCCGCCGCAGGGTCGCCGAGGTCCTCGAAGGCGCCGGGTTCTCGCCCAACAGCCACGACGGCCGCGACCTGCTCCAGATCCTGGAGACCTACCCGCGCGACGAGCTGTTCCAGACCCCGGTCGACAAGCTCCGCGAGATCGTCACCTCGGTCCTGTACCTGCAAGAACGCCGCCGGCTGCGGCTGTACCTGCGCCAGGACGAGTACGGGCGCTACTACTCGGCGCTGGTGTACCTGCCGCGCGACCGGTACACCACCGGGGTCCGGCTGCGCCTGATCGCGATCCTCCAGGAGGAGCTGAACGGCACCAGCGTCGACTTCACCGCCTGGAACACCGAGTCGATCCTCTCCCGCATCCACTTCGTCGTCCGCGTCCCGCAGGGCACGGAGCTGCCCGCACTGACCGACGCCGACGTCGAGCGCATCGAGGCCCGCCTGGTGGAGGCCGCCCGCTCCTGGGCGGACGCCTTCGGTGAGGCGCTGATCGCGGAGACCGGCGAGGAGCGCGCGGCGGAACTGCTGCGCCGCTACGGGAACTCCTTCCCCGAGGGCTACAAGGCCGACCACTCGCCGCGCTCCGCCGTGGCCGACCTGGTCCGCCTGGAGCGGCTGTCCGAGAGCGGCCGGGAGTTCGACCTCTCCCTGTACGAACCGGTCGGCGCCGGCCCCGGCGAGCGCCGCTTCAAGATCTACCGCCACGGCGAGCAGGTCTCCCTGTCCGCCGTGCTCCCGGTGCTCCAGCGCCTGGGCGTCGAGGTCACCGACGAGCGCCCGTACGAGCTGCGGTGCAGCGACCGCACCCAGGCCTGGATCTACGACTTCGGTCTGCGGCTGCCCGTCCCGTCGGGCAACGGCGAAACCCACCTCGGTGACGACGCCCGCGAGCGTTTCCAGGACGCCTTCGCGGCGGTCTGGCAGGGCCAGGCGGAGAACGACAACTTCAACTCCCTGGTACTGAGCGCCGGGCTCACCTGGCGGCAGGCCGTGGTGCTGCGCGCGTACGCCAAGTACCTGCGCCAGGCCGGCTCCACGTTCAGCCAGGACTACATGGAGGACACCCTCCGCAACAACGTCCACACCACCCGGCTGCTGGTCTCGCTCTTCGAGGCGCGGATGTCCCCGGCCCGGCAGACCGCCGGCACCGAGCTCGTCGACGCGATGCTGGAGGAGCTGGACGGAGCCCTGGACCAGGTCGCCTCGCTGGACGAGGACCGCATCCTGCGCTCCTTCCTGACCCTCATCAAGGCGACGCTGCGCACCAACTTCTTCCAGTCGAACGACGCGGGCGAGCCGCACGCGTACGTGTCGATGAAGTTCGACCCGCAGGCCATCCCGGACCTGCCGGCGCCGCGCCCGGCCTTCGAGATCTGGGTGTACTCCCCGCGCGTCGAGGGCGTCCACCTGCGCTTCGGCAAGGTCGCCCGAGGCGGCCTGCGCTGGTCCGACCGGCGTGAGGACTTCCGTACGGAGGTCCTCGGCCTGGTCAAGGCGCAGATGGTCAAGAACACCGTGATCGTGCCGGTCGGCGCGAAGGGCGGCTTCGTCGCGAAGAACCTGCCGGACCCGTCGGTGGACCGGGACGCGTGGCTCGCCGAGGGCATCGCCTCCTACAAGATCTTCATCTCGGCGCTGCTCGACATCACCGACAACATGGTCGCCGGTGAGGTCGTGCCGCCCAAGGGCGTGGTCCGCCACGACGAGGACGACACGTACCTCGTCGTCGCCGCCGACAAGGGCACCGCGACCTTCTCCGACATCGCCAACGGGGTCGCGCAGGCCTACGGTTTCTGGCTGGGCGACGCGTTCGCGTCGGGCGGCAGCGCCGGCTACGACCACAAGGGCATGGGCATCACCGCCCGCGGCGCCTGGGAGTCGGTGAAGCGGCACTTCCGCGAACTGGGCCACGACACCCAGAGCGAGGACTTCACGGTCGTCGGCGTCGGTGACATGTCGGGTGACGTCTTCGGCAACGGCATGCTGCTCTCCGAGCACATCCGCCTGGTCGCCGCCTTCGACCACCGGCACATCTTCCTCGACCCGACCCCGGACGCGGCGACCTCGTACGCCGAGCGCCGGCGCCTGTTCGACCTGCCGCGTTCCTCGTGGGCGGACTACGACACCGCGCTGCTCTCGGCGGGCGGCGGCGTCCACCCGCGTTCGGCGAAGTCCATCCCGGTCAACGCGCACGTCCGCGAGGCCCTCGGGATCGAGGCCGGCGTCACCAAGATGACCCCGGCCGACCTGATGAAGGCGATCCTGCAGGCCCCCGTGGACCTGCTGTGGAACGGCGGCATCGGTACGTACGTCAAGGCGACGGCCGAGACGCACGCCGACGTCGGCGACAAGGCCAACGACGCCATCCGCGTCAACGGCGCCGACGTGCGCGCCAAGGTCATCGGCGAGGGCGGCAACCTGGGCCTGACCCAGCTCGGCCGCATCGAGTTCGCCCGCGTCGGGGCCGGCGGCGAAGGCGGCAAGGTCAACACCGACGCCATCGACAACAGCGCCGGCGTGGACACCTCCGACCACGAGGTGAACATCAAGATCCTGCTCAACTCGGTCGTCGCGGACGGCGACATGACCGTCAAGCAGCGCAACGCGCTGCTCGCCGAGATGACCGACGAGGTCGGCGGTCTGGTGCTGCGCAACAACTACGCGCAGAACGTGGCCCTGGCCAACGCCGTCGCCCAGGCCCCCAGCCTGCTCCACGCCCAGCAGCGCTTCATGCGCCGCCTGGGCCGCGAGGGACTGCTGGACCGCGCGCTGGAGTTCCTGCCCAACGACCGGCAGATCCGCGAGCTGCTGAACAACGGCAAGGGCCTGACCCAGCCGGAGCTGGCCGTCCTGTTCGCCTACACCAAGATCACGGTGGCGGACGAGCTGATCCACACGGTGCTGCCGGACGACCCGTACCTGCGCCGCCTGCTGCACGCCTACTTCCCGGCCCCGCTGCGCGAGAAGTTCGGCGAGCAGATCGACGCGCACGCGCTGCGCCGGGAGATCATCACCACCCTCCTGGTCAACGACACCGTCAACACCGGCGGTTCGACGTTCCTGCACCGCCTGCGCGAGGAGACCGGGGCCGCCACGGAGGAGATCGTCCGGGCGCAGCTCGCGGCCCGCGAGATCTTCGGCATGGCCGAGGTCTGGGACGCGGTCGAGGCGCTGGACAACAAGGTCGCGGCCAGTGTCCAGACCCGGGTGCGGCTGCACTCGCGGCGTCTGGTCGAGCGCGGCACCCGCTGGCTGCTCAACAACCGGCCGCAGCCGCTGGAGATCACCGGGACCATCGAGCTGTTCCGCGACCGGGTGACCCAGGTCTGGGCGGAACTGCCCAAGCTGGTGCGCGGCGCCGACCTGGACTGGTACCAGTCGATCATGGACGAGCTGACCGGTGAGGGCGTGCCGCAGGAGCTGGCGGCCAAGGTGGCCGGCTTCTCGTCCGCCTTCCCGACGCTCGACATCGTCGCGATCGCCGACCGCACGGGCGTCGACCCGCTGGACGTCGCCGAGGTCTACTACGACCTCGCCGACCGTCTGGACATCACCCAGCTGATGGACCGGATCATCGAGCTGCCGCGGGCCGACCGCTGGCAGTCCATGGCCCGCGCCTCCATCCGCGAGGACCTGTTCGCGGCGCACTCGGCGCTGACCGCCGACGTACTGGCGGCCGGCGACGGCGAGGCCACTCCCGAGGAACGCTTCAAGGCGTGGGAGGAGCGCAACGCGGCGATCATCGGCCGGGCGCGGACGACCCTGGACGAGATCCGCGGGTCGGACGACTTCGACCTGGCGAACCTGTCCGTCGCGATGCGGACGATGCGTTCGCTGCTGCGCTCGCACGGCTGA
- a CDS encoding ABC transporter ATP-binding protein gives MADTAIRVPTVIADDVHVVYKVYGTGTRKGGATAALSRIISRKPAPGVREVHAVKGVSFTAYKGEAIGLIGSNGSGKSTLLKAIAGLQPVARGRVYSQGQPSLLGVNAALMNDLTGERNVVLGGLAMGMTKQQIHERYQDIVDFSGINEKGDFISLPMRTYSSGMGARLRFSIAAAKDHDVLMIDEALATGDAAFQRRSQDRIEELRESAGTVFLVSHGIGTVRETCDRAIWLESGVLRMDGPADEVCDAYEAFSRAG, from the coding sequence GTGGCTGACACCGCCATCCGCGTCCCCACCGTCATCGCGGACGACGTCCACGTCGTCTACAAGGTGTACGGCACCGGCACCCGCAAGGGCGGCGCGACCGCCGCCCTGAGCCGGATCATCTCCCGCAAGCCCGCCCCCGGCGTCCGCGAGGTGCACGCCGTCAAGGGCGTCAGCTTCACCGCGTACAAGGGCGAGGCGATCGGCCTCATCGGCTCCAACGGCTCGGGCAAGTCCACCCTGCTCAAGGCGATCGCCGGACTCCAGCCGGTGGCCCGCGGCCGCGTCTACTCACAAGGCCAGCCGTCCCTCCTCGGGGTGAACGCCGCCCTGATGAACGACCTGACCGGCGAACGCAACGTCGTGCTCGGCGGCCTCGCGATGGGCATGACCAAGCAGCAGATCCACGAGCGCTACCAGGACATCGTCGACTTCTCCGGGATCAACGAGAAGGGCGACTTCATCTCCCTGCCCATGCGCACCTACTCCTCCGGCATGGGCGCACGGCTGCGCTTCTCCATCGCCGCGGCCAAGGACCACGACGTCCTGATGATCGACGAGGCGCTGGCCACCGGTGACGCCGCCTTCCAGCGCCGCAGCCAGGACCGCATCGAGGAGCTGCGCGAGAGCGCCGGCACCGTCTTCCTCGTCAGCCACGGCATCGGCACGGTCCGCGAGACCTGCGACCGGGCGATCTGGCTGGAGTCGGGCGTCCTGCGCATGGACGGCCCCGCCGACGAGGTCTGCGACGCGTACGAGGCGTTCAGCCGGGCCGGCTGA
- a CDS encoding ABC transporter permease has product MTAPPPATAQAVTPEALAAAHGLTLSGARPSLPRYVAQLWERRHFVTAYATARMQATYSAARLGQVWHLATPLLNAAVYYFIFGVIMNAGNRVADYIPFLITGVFVWDFIGSSINAGTRAVHSNLGLVRALHFPRAALPLSTVIQLFQQLLVTMGALVILLLAFGQMPAPSWLLVVPVLLLAAVFCAGCAMAMARIGSKNPDVSQLMPFILRTWMYSSGVMWSIESTLKSDHLPHWVTTALQLNPAAVYIDLMRFALIDSFAAHSLPPHVWLTAVGWALIAGIGGFVFFWKAEEEYGRG; this is encoded by the coding sequence GTGACCGCACCGCCGCCCGCGACGGCGCAGGCCGTGACGCCCGAAGCGCTGGCCGCCGCCCACGGCCTGACCCTCAGCGGCGCCCGCCCCTCCCTCCCCCGCTACGTCGCGCAGCTGTGGGAGCGCCGCCACTTCGTGACGGCGTACGCCACCGCCCGCATGCAGGCCACGTACAGCGCGGCCCGCCTCGGCCAGGTCTGGCACCTGGCCACCCCGCTGCTCAACGCGGCCGTCTACTACTTCATCTTCGGCGTGATCATGAACGCCGGGAACCGCGTCGCGGACTACATCCCGTTCCTGATCACCGGCGTGTTCGTGTGGGACTTCATCGGGAGCTCCATCAACGCGGGCACCCGCGCCGTCCACAGCAACCTCGGTCTGGTGCGCGCCCTGCACTTCCCCCGCGCGGCCCTGCCCCTGTCGACCGTCATCCAGCTCTTCCAGCAGCTGCTGGTCACCATGGGCGCCCTGGTCATCCTGCTGCTCGCCTTCGGCCAGATGCCGGCCCCCTCCTGGCTCCTGGTGGTGCCGGTGCTGCTGCTGGCCGCCGTCTTCTGCGCGGGCTGTGCCATGGCCATGGCACGCATCGGCAGCAAGAACCCGGACGTCAGCCAGCTGATGCCGTTCATCCTGCGCACCTGGATGTACTCGTCCGGCGTGATGTGGTCCATCGAGTCGACGCTCAAGTCGGACCACCTGCCGCACTGGGTGACCACGGCCCTCCAGCTCAACCCGGCGGCCGTCTACATCGACCTGATGCGCTTCGCACTGATCGACAGCTTCGCGGCGCATTCGCTTCCGCCCCACGTCTGGCTGACCGCCGTCGGCTGGGCCCTGATCGCCGGCATCGGCGGCTTCGTCTTCTTCTGGAAGGCAGAGGAGGAGTACGGCCGTGGCTGA
- a CDS encoding TetR/AcrR family transcriptional regulator, translating to MLCPMTTEPAAPATEPAAPARRAPAGAALLREDVTRAIRTAVLEELATVGFARMSIEGIARRAGVGKTAVYRRWKSKLHLVLDLVGAFAADGLPVPATGSLYGDVRALLEVTSHVLRHPVASAVIPDLLVEAARHPEIADAVRGALLEGERSMAQGIVSEAVARGELAAGTDPGRALDLAIGPLYWRQVVVRDKVPAAYLDQLARSVVAGLKAAAE from the coding sequence ATGCTCTGTCCCATGACCACCGAGCCCGCCGCCCCCGCCACCGAGCCCGCCGCCCCCGCCCGCCGCGCACCCGCCGGGGCCGCCCTCCTGCGCGAGGACGTGACCCGGGCGATCCGGACGGCGGTCCTGGAGGAGCTCGCCACGGTCGGTTTCGCCCGGATGTCGATCGAGGGCATCGCGCGGCGGGCGGGCGTCGGCAAGACGGCCGTCTACCGGCGCTGGAAGTCCAAGCTCCACCTCGTGCTGGACCTGGTCGGCGCCTTCGCGGCCGACGGGCTCCCGGTACCGGCGACCGGCTCGCTGTACGGGGACGTACGGGCCCTGCTGGAGGTCACGTCCCACGTGCTGCGCCACCCCGTGGCGTCGGCGGTGATCCCCGACCTCCTGGTGGAGGCCGCGCGCCACCCCGAGATCGCCGACGCGGTGCGCGGCGCCCTGCTGGAGGGCGAGCGGAGCATGGCGCAGGGGATCGTCTCCGAGGCCGTCGCGCGCGGCGAGCTGGCGGCGGGCACGGATCCGGGCCGGGCGCTGGACCTGGCGATCGGCCCGCTGTACTGGCGGCAGGTCGTGGTGCGGGACAAGGTGCCGGCGGCCTATCTGGACCAGCTGGCGCGATCGGTGGTCGCGGGCCTCAAGGCCGCCGCCGAGTAG
- a CDS encoding carbohydrate ABC transporter permease has product MSAAPRSWSPQALAGRLAGGALRVFLVLAGLFWLLPTLGLLISSFLSPTDLNKGGWWQVLSAPSRLTADNYADLLSNETITGSLLSTVAITVPATLLVVTLGAFAGYAFAWLEFPGRDWLFLIVVALLVVPVQVALIPVSELFGAIGLFETTAGVVLFHTAFGLPFAVFLLRNFFAEIPRELLEAARLDGAGELRLFTRVVLPLGGPAIASLGIFQFLWVWNDMLVALVFADSAHPPVTVALQQQVRQFGNNIDVLAPGAFLSMVVPLVVFFAFQRQFVTGVMAGAVK; this is encoded by the coding sequence ATGAGCGCCGCACCACGGTCCTGGTCACCGCAGGCCCTGGCCGGCCGGCTGGCCGGCGGAGCACTGAGGGTGTTCCTCGTCCTCGCGGGCCTGTTCTGGCTTCTGCCCACGCTGGGCCTGCTCATCTCCTCGTTCCTTTCGCCCACCGACTTGAACAAGGGCGGCTGGTGGCAGGTGCTGAGCGCGCCGTCGCGGCTGACGGCCGACAACTACGCCGACCTGCTGTCCAACGAGACGATCACCGGTTCGCTGCTGAGCACGGTCGCGATCACCGTGCCGGCGACCCTGCTCGTCGTCACGCTCGGCGCGTTCGCCGGGTACGCGTTCGCCTGGCTGGAGTTCCCCGGCCGGGACTGGCTGTTCCTGATCGTCGTCGCGCTGCTGGTGGTTCCCGTACAGGTGGCACTGATCCCGGTGTCGGAACTGTTCGGCGCGATCGGGCTGTTCGAGACCACGGCCGGGGTGGTGCTGTTCCACACCGCCTTCGGGCTGCCGTTCGCGGTGTTCCTGCTGCGCAACTTCTTCGCGGAGATCCCGCGCGAGCTGCTGGAGGCGGCACGGCTGGACGGTGCGGGCGAACTGCGGCTGTTCACCCGGGTGGTGCTGCCGCTGGGCGGTCCTGCGATCGCCTCGCTCGGCATCTTCCAGTTCCTGTGGGTGTGGAACGACATGCTGGTGGCGCTGGTGTTCGCGGACTCCGCGCATCCGCCGGTCACCGTGGCGCTCCAGCAGCAGGTACGGCAGTTCGGCAACAACATCGACGTGCTCGCGCCGGGCGCGTTCTTGTCGATGGTGGTGCCGCTGGTCGTCTTCTTCGCCTTCCAGCGGCAGTTCGTGACGGGGGTGATGGCCGGGGCGGTCAAGTGA
- a CDS encoding carbohydrate ABC transporter permease → MAAPDVSRAGEARRRRLIAAAFLLPALVLLGALVVHPIGYSLYRSLFDRSGDTFVGGANYAEILRDGTIRTALRNTALWVVLAPATATALGLIFAVLTERVRWGTAFKLLVFMPMAISMLAAGIIFRLVYDQDPDRGVANAVWVGVHDTFAQSSAFPKARPGRDSPLVAAPGGAFETRDPVRAGTAVAVPLVGVAPDALPKGTRTARPPVGEPGKVTGTVWQDFTRGGGGRTNTVDPTEQALAGMRIEAVKDGRVVDSATAGPDGTFTLSAKADGARLRLPASNFREPYSGVQWLGPTLVTPAVIGAYVWMWAGFAMVLIGAGLASVPRELLEAARVDGANEWQVFRRITVPLLAPVLAVVLVTLVINVMKIFDLVFVIAPGAVQDDANVLALQLYRTSFGTDADQGLGSAIAVLLLVLVVPVMLYNIRRMRREARR, encoded by the coding sequence GTGGCCGCCCCCGACGTCTCACGGGCGGGGGAGGCCAGGCGCCGCCGTCTCATAGCGGCGGCGTTCCTCCTCCCCGCGCTGGTCCTGCTGGGCGCGCTCGTCGTGCACCCCATCGGCTACTCGCTCTACCGCAGCCTCTTCGACCGCTCGGGCGACACCTTCGTGGGCGGCGCCAACTACGCGGAGATACTGCGCGACGGCACGATCCGCACGGCGCTGCGGAACACGGCGCTGTGGGTGGTGCTGGCCCCGGCCACCGCCACCGCCCTCGGGCTGATCTTCGCGGTGCTCACCGAACGGGTGCGCTGGGGGACGGCGTTCAAGCTGCTGGTGTTCATGCCGATGGCGATCTCGATGCTGGCGGCGGGCATCATCTTCCGGCTCGTCTACGACCAGGACCCCGACCGCGGTGTCGCGAACGCCGTGTGGGTCGGGGTCCACGACACGTTCGCGCAGTCCTCGGCCTTCCCGAAGGCCCGCCCGGGCCGTGACTCCCCGCTGGTGGCGGCCCCGGGCGGCGCGTTCGAGACCCGTGACCCGGTACGGGCGGGCACGGCCGTGGCCGTCCCGCTGGTCGGGGTGGCCCCGGACGCCCTGCCGAAGGGCACCCGTACGGCCCGGCCCCCGGTCGGTGAGCCCGGCAAGGTCACCGGGACGGTCTGGCAGGACTTCACCCGGGGCGGCGGGGGCCGCACGAACACGGTCGACCCCACCGAGCAGGCCCTGGCGGGCATGCGGATCGAGGCGGTCAAGGACGGCCGGGTGGTCGACAGCGCGACCGCCGGCCCGGACGGCACCTTCACCCTGTCCGCGAAGGCCGACGGCGCGCGGCTGCGGCTGCCCGCGTCGAACTTCCGCGAACCGTACTCGGGCGTGCAATGGCTCGGTCCGACGCTGGTGACCCCGGCGGTGATCGGGGCGTACGTGTGGATGTGGGCCGGGTTCGCGATGGTGCTGATCGGGGCCGGGCTGGCGTCCGTACCGCGCGAGCTGCTGGAGGCGGCGCGGGTGGACGGGGCGAACGAGTGGCAGGTGTTCCGCCGGATCACCGTGCCGCTGCTGGCGCCCGTCCTCGCGGTCGTGCTGGTCACCCTCGTCATCAACGTGATGAAGATCTTCGACCTGGTGTTCGTGATCGCGCCGGGCGCGGTGCAGGACGACGCGAACGTGCTCGCGCTCCAGCTGTACCGCACGTCCTTCGGCACGGACGCCGACCAGGGGCTGGGCAGCGCCATCGCCGTGCTGCTGCTGGTGCTGGTGGTGCCGGTCATGCTCTACAACATCCGCCGGATGCGCCGGGAGGCCCGCCGATGA
- a CDS encoding ABC transporter substrate-binding protein yields MRRQHGTGHTGANGERQGLRRTRAYAWTALLATGALALTACGSGGGDEEDPPAAGASASPRVSLPQLNGEKLEVAAVWTGPEQANFTKVLRGFEKRTGATVTFVPAQDPIVTFLGTKIAGGQPPDVALLPQVGALVSAVQNKWAQPVGPEARAELEKNYSQGWKRLGAVDGTQYGVYYKAANKSLVWYNAKAFEAAGVQPPKTWKDLIAAADTLSASGTPAVSVAGADGWTLTDWFENVYLSQAGPEKYDKLAKHEIKWTDDSVKQALTTLAELFGRKDYLAGGQSGALATEFPKSVTQTFTGGDRPAAAMVFEGDFVGVNIAQTEAKVGKDALVFPFPAVGSGKAPVVSGGDVAVALKASKGAQALLTFLASADAAEIQAREGGFISPNKSVDPAAYPNDIQRGIAKALIAAGDDFRFDMSDQAPAAFGGTPGAGEWKDLQDFLANPSDVAGTQAKLEADAAKAFGN; encoded by the coding sequence ATGCGCAGGCAGCACGGAACCGGCCACACGGGAGCCAACGGGGAGCGCCAGGGATTACGCCGTACGAGGGCGTACGCCTGGACGGCCCTCCTCGCGACGGGCGCGCTCGCGCTCACCGCGTGCGGCAGCGGCGGCGGTGACGAGGAGGACCCCCCGGCGGCCGGGGCCTCCGCGAGTCCGCGGGTGTCGCTACCGCAGCTGAACGGCGAGAAGCTGGAGGTCGCGGCGGTCTGGACGGGCCCGGAGCAGGCCAACTTCACGAAGGTCCTCAGGGGGTTCGAGAAGCGCACCGGCGCCACCGTCACCTTCGTCCCGGCCCAGGACCCGATCGTCACCTTCCTCGGTACGAAGATCGCGGGCGGCCAGCCGCCGGACGTGGCGCTGCTCCCTCAGGTCGGGGCGCTGGTCTCGGCGGTGCAGAACAAGTGGGCGCAGCCGGTGGGCCCGGAGGCCAGGGCGGAGCTGGAGAAGAACTACTCGCAGGGCTGGAAGAGGCTGGGCGCGGTCGACGGCACCCAGTACGGCGTGTACTACAAGGCGGCCAACAAGTCGCTGGTCTGGTACAACGCGAAGGCGTTCGAGGCGGCGGGCGTGCAGCCGCCGAAGACGTGGAAGGACCTGATCGCGGCGGCGGACACCCTCTCCGCGTCCGGCACCCCGGCGGTGTCGGTGGCCGGTGCGGACGGCTGGACCCTGACGGACTGGTTCGAGAACGTCTACCTGTCGCAGGCCGGCCCGGAGAAGTACGACAAGCTGGCGAAGCACGAGATCAAGTGGACGGACGACAGCGTCAAGCAGGCGCTGACGACGCTCGCGGAGCTGTTCGGCCGCAAGGACTACCTCGCGGGCGGCCAGAGCGGGGCGCTGGCGACGGAGTTCCCGAAGTCGGTGACGCAGACCTTCACCGGTGGTGACCGGCCGGCCGCCGCGATGGTCTTCGAGGGTGACTTCGTGGGGGTGAACATCGCCCAGACGGAGGCGAAGGTCGGCAAGGACGCGCTCGTCTTCCCGTTCCCGGCGGTCGGCAGCGGCAAGGCGCCCGTGGTCTCGGGCGGTGACGTGGCCGTCGCGCTCAAGGCCTCCAAGGGCGCGCAGGCGCTGCTGACCTTCCTGGCTTCGGCGGACGCGGCGGAGATCCAGGCCCGCGAGGGCGGTTTCATCTCGCCGAACAAGTCGGTGGACCCGGCGGCGTACCCGAACGACATCCAGCGGGGCATCGCCAAGGCGCTGATCGCGGCGGGCGACGACTTCCGCTTCGACATGTCGGACCAGGCCCCCGCGGCCTTCGGCGGAACGCCGGGCGCCGGTGAGTGGAAGGACCTCCAGGACTTCCTGGCGAACCCGTCGGACGTGGCGGGCACGCAGGCGAAGCTGGAGGCGGACGCGGCCAAGGCGTTCGGGAACTGA